The sequence GGGCGTTTGCGGAGCTGGGGGCGTTTGCAGAGCTGCCCCCCGAGCCGGCTCCCTTCCCGCCTGcctccagcccggcccggcccgctcggTCGCACCGACGGCGGCTCcggccgccccgccgcgccgccccgccggagcccggggccagcggagccccaggggctgcgggccGCCCCTCCCGCCGCCAAGCACACCGCTCTGCGCCGCACCCTGGCTTTCCCCGTTTATTTAAAGGGAGTCACTGGCCCGGGGGGAGGCGGGTTTCCCAACCCGCACCTTCCCGCGGCTGATGCCCGAGCCATCATCGCTCATTTGAACAAAGCGGCTGCCCAGGTACGAGGAGTTGCGGCCAGCCCTCCCAGGCgagggccaggcggtgccgcaCCGCACGCCCCGGCCGGgggggacagggaaagggggagGGAAAGGCAAACAAAGCGTGGAGCCGCGGCTGCAGCCGGGCATGCTGCAGGACGGGGCGACCGACGTGCCCCAAGCCCTCCCGCCTCAGCGGAGGGGCTTCCCcgggcggcttctgcccgctgccgccCGCCACCGGGGCGTGCTGGCCGGCCCCTCGCAGGCACGCAGCCCCCTGCCTCCCTACTGTAGACGGGATGAGGTTTTATATTGGAAATGagcgggcagggggaggagaaggcgCGCACACGGAGCGATGAGTGTGCGGTGTCAATCAGAGGGGTTTTGTGTCTCCTTGACTCCTGATGGTCCGTGGCTGAGGTGTCCCGGGTGGCACCACAATGAATATGAATAGGGGTCCTTGCTAAATGGGACAGTCAAAGCGCACCGCCCTGAATAATGGCACGTCATCCTAACTAGACCATTATACATAGGAGGGCTCCTTTTGTCTCTGCTCTCTGCTGCAGCTCTATAAAAGCCCCTCTTTTTCAAGCTGAGGTTAGTCCAAGCATACACTAACTAGCCATCCTGTAAACAGGCTGAGTAACcgggtggagagagagagagacagaggggagacattggagagagagagagggctgAGGGGCTTTTTCCCTCATCCTCCAGCATTTCCAGCCCTTCGCTGGCAGACCCTGCCGTCCGTTTATTTCCTTTTCgttttgtttttgttgctttttgaAGGAGAGTTGTCTTGTCCGCCACCTCCAGAGCAGGGAAGAGTTTCTTCCTCAGAAGCCTGAATACAATGAATTCTGACTCCAGCTCTGTCTCCAGCAGAGCTTCCTCGCCAGACATGGATGAGATGTACCTGAgagaccaccaccaccaccaccaccatcaccaccaccaagACAGCCGGCTCAACTCGGTCTCCTCCACTCAGAACGATCTGGTGCAGAAGATGTCTGGGGAAGGCCTCACCAGGAACGGTTCCAAGGCCGGAGGGGAAGGCAGCAAGTACAAAATCAAGAAGCAGCTTTCGGAGCAGGACCTGCAGCAGCTGCGGCTGAAGATCAATGGCCGGGAGCGAAAGAGGATGCACGACCTCAACCTGGCTATGGACGGGCTGCGGGAGGTGATGCCCTACGCTCACGGACCTTCTGTGAGAAAACTCTCCAAAATCGCCACCCTCCTGCTAGCCAGAAACTATATCCTGATGCTCACCAGCTCCCTGGAGGAGATGAA comes from Melospiza melodia melodia isolate bMelMel2 chromosome 3, bMelMel2.pri, whole genome shotgun sequence and encodes:
- the OLIG3 gene encoding oligodendrocyte transcription factor 3; translation: MNSDSSSVSSRASSPDMDEMYLRDHHHHHHHHHHQDSRLNSVSSTQNDLVQKMSGEGLTRNGSKAGGEGSKYKIKKQLSEQDLQQLRLKINGRERKRMHDLNLAMDGLREVMPYAHGPSVRKLSKIATLLLARNYILMLTSSLEEMKRLVGEIYGGHHSAFHCGTVGHSAGHPPHAAGTVHQVHPILGGALSSANTSSSLSASLPAIGTIRPPHSLLKTPSTAPALQLGSGFQHWAGLPCPCTICQMPPPPHLSALTASNMARISGDTKDLLK